ATAAATAATGCCAATGGCATAAATGTATTAGCGTAATATATTATAAAATTAATATAATAATCATTTACGATTTCTACAAAAGTTAACGTTTCGTGTCGTAAAAATTTATCTATTTTCTCCGCAATATCAATAGCTACCGCAATAGGTATTAATATTAATAAGGTAAACAGAAATGTTGCCAAAAAACGCTTTAATATGTACCAATCAAGTATTTTCAAAAAAAATATTTTTATAAACGATTATCCATTTGCTTAACCATCTTATCTTTCCACTGTACAAAATCTCCAGCTAAAATATGTTTTCTAGCTTCTCTTGTTAACCATAAATAGAAGCCTAAATTATGGATAGATGCTATTTGCTTTCCTAACATTTCTTTTGCAGCAAAAAGGTGTCTTAAATAAGCTTTAGAATACATGGTATCTACATAAGTAATTCCCATGTCATCTATTGGAGAAAAATCATTTTCCCATTTCTTATTTTTAATATTGATAGATCCGTAAGCTGTAAACAACATACCATTACGTGCATTACGAGTTGGCATTACACAGTCAAACATATCAATACCTAATGCTATGTTTTCTAAAATATTAATTGGCGTACCAACTCCCATTAAATAACGAGGTTTATCTTCTGGTAAAATAGCTGTAACAACTTCTGTCATAGCATATAATTCATCAGCTGGTTCACCCACTGAAAGCCCTCCAATAGCATTTCCTTGTGCACCAACTGATGCAATATATTCTGCTGATTGTTTTCTTAAATCTTTATAAGTACTTCCTTGTACAATAGGGAAAAACGTTTGTTCATATCCGTATTTAAAAGGTAATTTTTCTAGATGATTTACGCAACGTGTTAACCAACGGTGCGTCATATGCATCGAGCGTTTTGCGTAATTATAATCACACGGATACGGTGTACATTCATCAAAAGCCATAATAATATCGGCTCCAATGGTACGTTGCGTTTCCATTACGTTTTCAGGAGTAAAAAAGTGCATTGATCCATCAATATGGCTTTTAAACTTTACTCCTTGTTCGTTTATTTTTCTTCTTCCTGAAAGTGAATATACTTGATATCCTCCACTATCAGTTAAAATATTACGATCCCAATTCATAAACTTATGTAAACCACCTGCGGCTTCTAAAGTTTTTAATTTTGGTCGTAGATATAAATGATAGGTATTTCCTAAAATTATATCAGGGTTTATTTCATCTTTAAGTTCAGATTGATGCAC
The Tenacibaculum pacificus DNA segment above includes these coding regions:
- the tgt gene encoding tRNA guanosine(34) transglycosylase Tgt, whose protein sequence is MQFDLKITDPKSKARAGVITTDHGTIETPIFMPVGTVGTVKGVHQSELKDEINPDIILGNTYHLYLRPKLKTLEAAGGLHKFMNWDRNILTDSGGYQVYSLSGRRKINEQGVKFKSHIDGSMHFFTPENVMETQRTIGADIIMAFDECTPYPCDYNYAKRSMHMTHRWLTRCVNHLEKLPFKYGYEQTFFPIVQGSTYKDLRKQSAEYIASVGAQGNAIGGLSVGEPADELYAMTEVVTAILPEDKPRYLMGVGTPINILENIALGIDMFDCVMPTRNARNGMLFTAYGSINIKNKKWENDFSPIDDMGITYVDTMYSKAYLRHLFAAKEMLGKQIASIHNLGFYLWLTREARKHILAGDFVQWKDKMVKQMDNRL